The stretch of DNA AGAAGAATACCTACAACAGCGAAGAAAGGTGCTGagcaattgaaacaagaactgGCAGCAGCCCAAAACCTGAATGAAGCAAAACACGGATAAGCAGAGAAGTGATCGGGAATTTAAGGTTGGGGAAAGAGTGTACTCGAGGCTGAGTTATCCGCACCTGAAGGCCATCACTCAAGGGAATGTATATAAACTTAGCCCTAAGTACTTCGGACCATTTCTTATCACAGCCCGAATAGGCAAGGTAGCCTACAGGTTGCAGCTGCCAGAGGGAACCAGGATCCATCCCGTATTTCACGTCTCCTTGCTAAAAAAGTCTACTGGAAATGAGAGCATCAGCCAAGAGCTACCAACTCTGCCGGAAGAGAAGAAAGTCCCGAAGGAACCTGAGGCTATAATGGAGAGGAGAGTAATCCACCATCAAGGGGCCCCCCTCATTCAAGTTAAGGTCAGGTGGCAGGGGAAATCGCCCGAGGAGGACACCTGGGAGAATTTACCAACATTACTGCTGCAGCATCCCAGGACGGCCGACCTCTtgagcatttcttgaggacaagaaatatttATGGGAGGGGTACTGTCACGAGACCAGAAAAGCTATAGGGCGGTTAAAATTTTGAAGCTAGGACTCGACTATTTACTATATGTAATTCCTATTAGTTATTTCCTTGCAATTGTTACTTTCCAGCTAGATAGTTTGTTATAGTTTACTTTCCAGCTAGATAGTTTGTTATAGTTTACTTTCCAACTAGGCAGGTTGTTAGGGAAGAATCTGCCAGGTGTCTAATAGGACAAAAGGGTTGTTATGGGGGGAATGATCCTATGGTGCCACTTCGGTTAGTCTATATAAGCCTAAACCTCTCGCCTGTAAAGGTATCAAAAAGAATCCAATCAAGAAATCTGTTATTCTCTCtaccaattctctctctctccttttctcttctaccctttctcttctttctcccaTCTCCCTCGGTTGCTACCTTGGCTCCCATTGAACCAAGAAGGCCACCGATTGTCACAGCATCACCGTGACAGTGTATTGTCATGATCCTaaggttttcctatggtttagATAGAAAATTGAGAAGAGTACGGAGGAAAAGAGAGCAGAAATGGAGGGAGAGGCAAAACAGAAACAGAGAGAACTGAGGGAGACTTAGACAGATAGAGAGGGAGAACaagaagaatagagagagaacagagaaaTCAAAAgcgaacaagagagagagagatcagagttGAGAGAAACaaatattcaattatcattcacaATGACTAAATCTCTAGGttacagcctatttataggattTCTAGGTAAAGGTACAAATCAGCAAAgtacaacaaaggaaaaatacatGTAGTAGATAATTCCTAATATATCCGTAATACATCCTTGGGTGGTGACATGTATCGGTAGAGTTTCTTGCTATCCGATTTGAAAGAGTTAATTATTTGGTCAAGATCCATTCGTGTTTGGTACTGAATCTCATATCCAGATCCATGCCACTAATGAATAACAAGTACCTGGCCAAGCTAACATGACCCCTTTTAGGTGACCACATATTCTCTCAACATGACCCCTTTGTCAATATAGAGGAATGATGTGGGGATAAAGGGTTTTAAAATAAGtgaaactaaatttaaaaatatgataagaTGCTATGAAGGGAAGAAAACGCCACCCAAATGAAAATGGAGGTTGATTCCTTGCCAGTTATCTCTTGGCTTGTGTTTTTGGAGTTGGGTCGATTCAAATTGTGGACTTGCTGGGGATAAGAATAAACCACTCTCATCGTATAACAAAGCTCTGCTCACCAAATCCCAACCCGATTGTGAATCTGATCTGACACTTGTTGGATTTGGATCCAAATCTGATTTTGGACATAAATGGAGCAGATTCAATAATTGGATCTAGATCAAATCCAACTCATTGACAACCCTATGTAAAACTAGCCCTGACCACGGTTCAACCGAATTGGAATCATTCCtctaaaaaccaaaccaaaactgTCTGTTTGGTTTTGGTTCAAAAACTGAAACCAAAACCAAAGACTTATGGTTCAGTCCCTAAAAGATAAGTCTTCGGTTCCAGTTCTGGTTCCAGTTTTTCAACCGAAATCGAAAAGATGATTTCAGTTCGGTTTTTAGAGAAACAGTTCCAGTTTGGTTCACAGTTCAAACTGAGCCATGGTTAGGGCTACCCACAAGAGCATTAAAAATGCATCCCTTCTCTATTgtctaataattttttgatggcCCCTAATTATATTCTCTTATTCCCCCaattatttagttataaataaaCCTGAGGCGAATTTTAAAAGCTCTGATAAACCAAATTATTTATCTATACATGCGttccataaaacaaaatccactCTTTCAAACCATGCAATATGCTGAAAATTAAAGCCAAGGCAACCATCAGAACTATTAAAAAAATGCCATAGAAGCGAACCagaaagaaaaactaaacaGGAGATATCAAAGAGTTTGGTATAAGGAAAAAGCTTACCATCTCTAAAGCTCCTCTGATAACGCCACTAATAATGTTGCAATAGTATAGACCTTGACAAGTGTCAGGAAGTTCAACAAAGTCCACTAGTGGGTTATCCTCCAAAATGATACTGCAGCAGGTTCCATCAATATCCCAATTTGCCACAGATGCTGTGACCCCTAAGAACATTTTCAAACCAACCTGTTTAAAAGTATTATTAGCTAAAAGATGGAGAAGACGAAGTACTTGAAGATAAATACTATGTGTATGTGACATGATGAATCAGTAGTTATTTATAGCACCCTTCCAAAAATTTCAATCACGATCTGTGACATACAACTCTGAAATCTGACCTGCCATAACTTCAAACTGTTTGTGTATATTCATTGTCTTAGTCATATTGATCCTCCAGCTAACTAGTCACCAgctatttctctttctcttgtctAATTCTCCACAAGCGGAATTTTCAAATTGCACCCTCACATAAGAATTATGAAATTCCTactatatatcaaattaaagtAGACCTATGGAGTACCACCGAACTAATTTCTCTgtctagctatatatatatatactgcatTAGAAAAAGAAGGATTTCTGAGTTCTCCGCCAATAAAATAGTACATTCACAGCTTGATAATCTAGCCATCCAACTAGCCTCAACTCCTTTCAACTTCCATACCTAATTCACTGAACTATTAAGATCTTTGGTGTAGTTTTGCCACTTAAAAATTACATGCAGACACAAAACCTAAAAAGTATTAAATGGATAGAACGATCAGAACACTTGTTCTCCAACTGGGAGGAGTTGTGTACTCACTTTATGTAACTGTGAAAGTTTAAAGTGGTTCATTTATCAGTCAATTGAACCActtttgagataaaatataatagtaaACAGCAAcgcaataaataaattaaaaaaatgcgACTACTTTCAAATGGAAAATAACCATAGTTTAActggaacaaaaaaaaaaaaaaacaaaagaattttctttaaaatatacaaagaaCAAGTAAATGATGATTAAGCTCTTCCtatgcatataaatatttagcTTTTGtcttactttttcttttcattttattgaGGGTGAACCTAAATAGTCAATGATAAAATTGCTCCTTTGCAGCTAGAAAGCCATGGGTTTGACTTGTGAAAGCAACTTCTTTACAAAGCAAAGGTAAGGTAACACAAAAACAACCCTTCTGCAAGCGTCTCATCCCCTCATGCATTAGGGaagctctttcttttttttttttcaattttttttttttgtttcacttTTTAACCTTCCCTTTCCAACACTAACTTTTCTACAgaaatatttcttcttttcccaTATTCTCCATAAACATTTCAACTATATGCACAATAACACCCACAAAGATAAGTTATCTAGCTAAATAGTGCTCATTACAGTGATGACTGTGCCATTTTAAACAAAGACAATGCCCATATCAATGACCACTGTCTTGTGCAGATTTTAGACACTTAAGAGAAGACATTAAGAGAAGATCTACTAAATAAACCCTGATGATGAGTCTAGCAACACACTGGAGAAATTAATACAAAGTGCTCATAAAAAGGGAAAGAAGTTATTCTCACTTTATAAATAGTTCTTCAACTACTGTCAATCCAACGACTTACCTTGTCCAATGCTTAGTGCCCATGTCCGTAGTCCCCACATGAATGTAACAGGGAAAACTATAGACATGAATAACTCACAGAAAGCCTAAAACTGATGCAAAACATGACTGGATGAAAATTCAGACTCAATACGAGGCCCTATTTAACCAAATTAGTGAATTAAGAAAAAGCATTTGAATCAGCAATAACTAAACATGccaataattatattaaattcgGATTGAAGTGAACAACATGAGAAAGTTACTAGTTTCTTTTATGTAAATTGACAGATAAACAAATAGTAAAGATAACAGTAGACCTTTGCAATCACGTCAGCAGTTTCTCTAAAGTCCACACATCTGGAGACATTGGATTTGGCCAAGAACTCATCAATTAGTCGGATTCCAATATTATAACCCCTACAAGGGAACCAAACAGCCAAGTTAATATCATCAAATTGCCGTTCATAAATCATCAACCAAACTTCCACCAACAAAGCCACTAGTTATTAGCTTAATGTCATTTTTGTTTACATACTGACATAAATGTATGTTTGCATAacataatttatctaaaaaaataaagaggcACACAGAGATTTATATGTTACATTTGATCAAGCTGCTTGTTGACTTCATCGACCTCCTCCAGATCCGTAAGGAGTTGGCGCACGATGGCCCCATAGGTAAGGGTGAAGAGCTCGGCGTTCTGCAATCAGGCAATCAAATCCATAACAATATTAGCGAACCAAGTTCATTTGCTAAGAAAACActagaaaaatagaatttgatgTTGAACAATGTGACCACAACTTCAAcaaaaaaaacatcaaaatgaTCTAAAAGATGTGAATTATTTCCTATTTCAAGTACAAATCAGCATAAATGTTGTCAAAAAATAGGATCTTTAAACTTCATGTTACCACGTGATCAACACTGGCAAAAATCGCATCTCCAGATCTGGGAGCAACAGGAGCCATCGATATAGCTAGTGAAGCTTATCTGAGATCAATACAGATTCCAAGGTTTGGTATTCGCAGATCGCTTCTCCCAACAATCTCAAGTAGTGCAAGAGATCTGCCCTGTGTACTCAAATCAATTCAATTGCACAGAAACATGGATACCGAATATTAGTTTAGGGCAGAagaaaatttcctaaaatttcaacaaaaaaaaaaatcaaaatttaagaaaaaaaagttcaaaaatttataaGGCTTTACTTTGTAAATCAAACTGGGGGAAAGTTTCATGAACGTTAATGAAATTGGTGAGAGCAAAATTTCaggaaaaaaatctaaaaatctgACTGAAAGACCTAAGAACttcaaatattttaggttttgttttgcttattttcCTGCATATTTCTATTtggaaaagataaattatattatttttaggtttTGTTAACTTTCGGACTTCCTGTTGCCGTTGGCCACCGCCGGTAGGTGATTTCAATGATCGGAACCGTTCATCGGATTCTCTCGACTGCGGTGGTtcacatatccaaaaatcaaaacgATACAATGGCTAGATGTTATCAGATGTAAGAATTAATTATTGGTCGGAAAGCCCTTTTTGGAACAGCATCGCCGGTTACTATCCACGGCAGATTCCGACGATCGGAACCGCCCATCGGACTCGCCTTGGCCTTATGAGTTGTGACCCACGCACCCACAAATCAGAAAGATCTAACGGCTGAATCTTAGTATATCTAGGTTTTAATTTGTGAAAAACCCTTATGTGCTTGTACGTACGTATATGTGTGTATCAGAAACTGAAAGGTCACCGGAGACCTTACCAATGGTCGAGTAAACGACTGTGCGACGCCAGAAAACGGGCGAGGCGGTGATGGCTGAGGTGGTCCGTGGCTGTGGTCGAACAAACTACCGTGCGACGCCGGAAAACGGGCGAGTGGTGATAGAGGAGAGGCAGAGAGAGGCTAAGGAGTCAGGGTGGGCCTCCAACCTTATACTTTTTCTTTCTAAACAGATTTGGGCTTTTTGGGCCCaatgattttatttacaaacttGGGCTTTTTGGGCCCAaacttgttttaattaaaattaccaagTGATTAAGGGCTTGCTTGGGCCGTTTGGTTGTAGGTGTAACTGCATCTCTATTCTGCATTTGATTAGCCTACATCTGATTTTATTATCACACTCAGCCCAAGTAATTAAATTTACAACCAAGGCTCCTTTTGTTTAGGGGAAGACATTTTCTTGGaaaacattttgtttttgtttttctgtgTTTGATATCAAGAAAACAAGGAAGTCAAGAAGAGTCATTTTCTAATTAATGAAAAACAAGTGTCGAAAGAATTCATATTCTAGGAAAATGACTTCCCATCTTGAAAAGAAAACCAATTTTCAAAGACAGTCACACCTATTCCATCTCTTTTTGTTGTGCTCCTTCTTTATTTGTCTACGTCGCTTTGTCTCTCTTTGTCTTTGTCACATTTCGTCAATCTTTTTCTACATTGATGTATACGTCATTGTCTTCGTCAAGCTTTGTTTCTCTCCATTTCTATTGTGTTATGCCTTTGTTAGTCTCCACTTACATCATCATCTTCGTTAAGCTCCACCTTTCTTCGTTTTCCATCACACTCTGCCTTTTTAGTCTTAGTCTATGTCGTTGTACACATCACTATCTCCGTCGAGCTCTTCATCTCTCTATCTCCGTCAGGCTTCATTTCTCTCCGTCTCTGTTGTGCTTTGCCTCTCTTATTCTTTATTTGTGTCATCCTCCATATCGAGTTTTGCCTCTCTTTGTCTTTATCATGCTCTGCCTCTCTTAGTCTTCATCTAAATTGTCATTGTTGGTGTTGTCCATGCTTGCATTGCCATCAGTGTCTCACCAGCAGAcatctactctctctctctatctatctatctttctatttttatatgacGAAACAACATAAAGTATTTGAAAAAgaattgtaattttctaaagGCTAGCAAAACATTGGAAATGGTTTTCTAGCAACATTTTCAATTTACAGCCAAACAACAAAAAACACGTTTCAGGAAAACACTTCATCCCAAACAAATAGAGCCTGAGTTCAAGGAAGATATAAGTGTGCttgtattaaatttacatgTGCAGGTAAAATAATGGTTGTGACTTATTATAATAACCCTCAATCACCAAAGACAGAGAAAGTTTTGGAGTCCACCCCAGTACTAATGGATCGATGGATGATGAGTAGATGATGGATACATCATCGTCTCAAGAATCGAAATCGAATTACTAAAATCAATCGCAACAACCTCTCTTTCAACTTTATCCTTAACTTCTTCAAGACCTACTCATGTTAATGTATACCCTACAACTTAAGAGTTAAATTGTACTTGATACATTAAGATGtgatatatttgttaataatatatCTAGATGTTTCATGTTCATGTTATTTGTTAGTAAGATttgtcttttgtatttattcatcaattacttaattacaaaatgtctaaagacaaagtccatagatacAC from Diospyros lotus cultivar Yz01 chromosome 6, ASM1463336v1, whole genome shotgun sequence encodes:
- the LOC127803338 gene encoding uncharacterized protein LOC127803338, with translation MAPVAPRSGDAIFASVDHVNAELFTLTYGAIVRQLLTDLEEVDEVNKQLDQMGYNIGIRLIDEFLAKSNVSRCVDFRETADVIAKVGLKMFLGVTASVANWDIDGTCCSIILEDNPLVDFVELPDTCQGLYYCNIISGVIRGALEMVSLKTEVTWLRDMLRGDDVFELQLKLLKQVPEEYPYKDDE